Below is a genomic region from Verrucomicrobiota bacterium.
CGGCCGGGCCTTGCTGAACCTGCTAGCCGGCTCGCACGTGCTGGCCTCGGTGCCGCGCTGCGTCTTTGTGTTGCAAGCGCCAGCGATGAGGTGACCGAAACCCGGGTGGTATGGACCTGCTGCAAGAACAATGACGGCGACTTGGGCCCGCGCACCGCTTGGGGGCGGCGCAACGGCCGGTTTGAACCGGTACGGGACTTCGACTGGCAGGCCTTTGACTTTCCCGAGGCCGGAAAGGAAACCGGAATCACCCCGGCGCAGGGGGCGGCGGTGTTCCAGGATGGGCAGCTGAAACTGCCCCGGTCGGTGGCCATCAAGCGGCTGCAAGAGCTCACGCGACGCAAAAAGACGCTGTGCTACGAGGCGCTCCGGACTGACGGCAAGTTTGGCGAGCACCTCAGCGAACAGGACGGGCAAATCACCTGGACGACCTGATTTCCGGTTTCCGCTTTCCGCCACCCTCAAAGCGGAGCGGAAAGCGGAAAACCCGAGGCTTCAAAACCGGCAGACGCGGCATTGGGTTCAGACGGCGATCGCCTCCGTACCGATAAACTCCGCCTCAAGGCGCGGCTCTCCATCCTCGAGCAGCATGGACGCAACCTCGCGAAGGTTCACGCGCAATTCATCGAGGGTCGCACCTTGCGAGTGGGCCCCAGGCCAGCCAGGGATATAGCCCACGAACAGGCCCGTTTCAGGATCGCGCTCCACGACGGCGGTGAACGTCCGCATGTCGCAAACTTAAAATAGCAGGCGAGCAATCGTCAACCCACGTGCCCGGTGCGCTTGCTCCCGGTCGCCGGCGGTTTTCCCT
It encodes:
- a CDS encoding type II toxin-antitoxin system HicB family antitoxin — protein: MRTFTAVVERDPETGLFVGYIPGWPGAHSQGATLDELRVNLREVASMLLEDGEPRLEAEFIGTEAIAV